Genomic DNA from Prunus persica cultivar Lovell chromosome G1, Prunus_persica_NCBIv2, whole genome shotgun sequence:
acatttttcggataaaattttcaaattaaatttttggataaaattttcgaTTGCCATGTgtctatatttattataaaattcacatatcactcatcatacaattgaaatacctactcactcatcatacaattcaaatattttcgGTCTTCAGAGTCCGACACAATGGAGTACAAGAACGACTCAATCATTGGCGAAGGCGGTTCCACCGGATCACGACATGGGAGAGTATTTTCCTTCTGAGGACGTAATAGTGCCATTATTTCAGACATAGAATGCACCACTGGAACCGACTGTGGGCATTGTTCACTTGATGAGCCATGTGTAatggttttcctcttttttgttttactttgactaatctattaaaaaaatgaaattggaaatgcaagaaatatatatataaagacattaaattgaataaaacggatttttttttttacctcgtTGCCAAGATTTTGACCTCTTCGAACATTTGTCCACGACCCCCCCGCTTCAACGGAATAGGCCATTTGTAATTTTgcacaaatgaaattttgtagtagaaaatttggtgtggaaagtgaaaaatattggaaggagaggagtttgtatgaagatctggtgtggaaagtgaataaaattgttaggtatttatagggaaaaaattcagaatttttcggtatttttttagccaaaaaaatcaaggCCGTCGAATTTCTGGAAAAAATTGCATCGGAGCGTCTAGGAAGCACCACGTGGCATATTCCCGTTGGGGCCTGTTACCGATGATGTcatgctgacgtcagcgcctTTAGGCTGAAGCCCAGTCAAGATTTGCTCGTGGGCTTGACCAGGCTAGTGGGACCCAGGGCATGCCCGGGCTCATTTTGCTGCTTTGGAGTTGCTTTGGGCTAGCCGGGGGCCTTTTGCCCTGGCCAAACCGAAGTGCTACACATGCTCTAAGGCAGAtattgtaatgacccaaacctaaattcatatttaattagtaatttattaagaagaaaagacaattttgcccttggaataatttagtaaaaaaagttgactttttgaccgagaaggaatttgacaattccacatacatcgttgcgtagagcacgacgaaacgAGTTCGCAGACACGATGTGGActtgaatcggagttttaacgaagaaaatacagTTAAAATATCActaggggcaaaatggtaattaagaaaattcagattttaaaccctcagtctctctcttctccctcagtttctctctctctctctctctctctctctctttctctttctatcTCCCGTCACGACTGCCTTCTTCCACCGAGCGAATTCTCACAGCCACTGTCACCACCACAAGCCGCCTTTGGCCACAAGATCGGACTCATTCGAACCGCCGCCACCTCCTCTTCCCTTTCCGATCTCTCTCCGCTCGTGGAACCGCCGATGCTGACCAGAAATTGCAGAAAACCGAGCGGTTTTGACAGAAACTTCAACCCGATCGTTCTCCCTtaattcttctccaaatttgtcaagtAAGTTATAGATttctacatatttttcatgctctagctgatggttgggtaggtttaCATCGATTTTGACCGTAACTAGCACggttttcaaattggaattcggcaggttttcggcctccgtgttcggccacttccggtcagtttttggggtaggtccaagaacaaaagtggttccaaatatggtgttatacctagggtaggagtttggagctgtgtttttgagattttccggcgatgcgtaatcgctttggacacccagcactgccggcgcgtgcggcggcacgtgggcgagggtagtgAAGTGGCATTGTGTCTTGATGCGagccttaggttgtcacgagcgcgtagaaattcacggatctcaatttggataccgtttgagcctcgaacagattttccatattgtgcgagTTCCGGGTTCAATAcagttgagccgttggatcttAATCAATTTCAGATATGTCACTCTAGATAATTTCAGAAACTTGTAGGATTCAACGGATCATGAATCgaagtcccggatactccgaaatcgcgaaccctagggctatggtttagaaattatgcgattgcatgatcgtgatcaatccgaccgtccgatcgagaccaaaccctcgggacatgtgtcctagatatattgAACCCTCAGCggcttccggatcatattgggaggtcatggacccgcgGGGTcccggattgactttttggactttagcgctttttgagtcccaagatacggCTAAActggaaggaaagcttttatgggcataggaataattttaatttgacgcacgtacttctAGGAGCGGGAGGTCAGGATTTTTAAGGTAATACTATTTGTATTAacagaatattatggtcattgaatcaagcacccgggcaccagttgacccgcaggaggacCTTCAAGAGATCCAGCGAGCtcggactatcagtgagtggactctttgttttaataaatgaatttaagcaattcagtttcagttataaactgttttattctgttaaatattttatgttgcatgctgccgagtgaaatctcctttaaagaatataggaaaagatattctcgttaattatcagataaatggcagcagaattttaaaggttacaggaaTTCTGTTATCCAgcagattttcttcagaaattttatattttcctaaatcaccttgtacccagagtttaaatgttgccttcggattatattggttgccttcagtttagtcagcatgcttgacagttgccccatgacatccttggtactcgaactcgtgtggagcgagtaatgcggatcaggtggactacggtcccctgaatcttGCGAGTTGCTGCTTggactgacctcgtgtcactgagacctgcgagtatgtgtcaccaatggtgatgcaaggaattgacggaaataaagggtacacctaggtggtagttttaaactgttttcaaaagtaatgttgaccatgaatatgattatgtacatgtataattatatacgtgcattgatttcagaaataaagagaataagttagtttgtataactgtttttacagtgggggttagtatgttcatatgctattttctaaactttgtttttgggtccactcacctttttccatgttttgcgcccccagacAATAGACGTGCACAgtgatccaccaccgggccgtttTCCATCTTCCGTGTCTTTCCCTTGAtgtatgatttttgttttgtaaaaggattgattcctttgtaaattcttagtagttgctatgatgttttgccctagactgagaattgaattgttggaatgtatatatatgtatgctggcagttggttgtatatatatatatatacttgttttggaAGGTGTAAATgatttggtattgagccagttacaagagAAACTttgccggtttttcggtagaagtcaaccttgttattttatcgtgttttgtatagaagggtaaataggtcatttgtgcccgacattcgcccggtgtcggacacgcacagggttcggctcgaattccaaagcggaatttggatcgggtcatGTCAGATATATTGATAAAAGGACATGACATACATGGGAACAATTCTTAataaagtgtttttttttccttctaacCACTTGCCTAACTATTTTGTAAATCCAGTTATTGGAAATGATTTAGGATGTTTGGTAATTCTAGTAATATGAAATGCTTTTATGCCACATGAAtttgtccccattaacaatttagtcCAACAACAAATATTGTTGGTATTCTTGCAAATCAGGTATAGTTCAGTTAGTTGAGCTGAGCTCAACTGGCCTCAAAGCAGAGGTTTGAAACTCTCATGCACCTAGGAATGTTTGTGTGTAAATCCCTAACACAATCCATCCCCCCTCTCTTCTTCCTGCATCCCTcaatcgcttgtattaaaaaaaatgttggcattcttttttaattttatatttctaaCATGGTGTAAttgaaaaactaaataaagtttgttttccattcctacacAAATCAAATATGGAAAATGATATAAAGTAGTATGTCCTAGTTACTTTCCCAACGTTATTAAATATGAGAAAGAAATCTTCCATTCTCATATCTTGAAAAAGgatatgagatttttttttatttttttaaatcaaatcagttCTACAAACCAAACACATCTTATTAGACACATTTACCACAAAGCATTTTGCCTTGGAGATGAGCCTTGATTGCAAAGCTTGCTGTAACTTTTCATTAATTGTAGCCATCTGATTTGGTCACATTGACATTTCGATTTGAGTATTCTTCCCTTTTCAACATGGACTCTTGTGTTACTCATTTGGTCACATTTTCAAAATGGATGCTAAGACCATATGAGGTCACCCCTAGCATGAGCCATTGCCCACCACTCATTGATTATGGAAAATGACGACATAGTAGATTAAAATTGATCcaatatatatgaattttCATAAACGTGAGGATCAAAGGCAAAACTTGATTTCTCTTGGTGGAGAAATCTCATTGGTGATGgagatatggagaaaaccacCACGGAGGAAGATATGCAAAAGCTATAGGCATGTAGAAATGAGAAAATTCAACATTTGTTAATTattcatattaattttaaatagaaaatgacataaattgaaaactaatATTCAAAACACGACCAActtttttcccttcaaaatTTAGTAAACGCACCCTTTTCTAATACAGAAATACCATTTTTATCGTTGGATGGGGGTTaaagtgaaatccaaatgcGAATATGATATAATTTGTTGGAGGCAGAGAATTATTTAAAACCCAAATGTAAGAGGCAGAGACAATAACGTGCtacttttataaaattaatcaCATATTACACAATAAAGATATAATAAATGAACAATTTAGATTCTATATTGTTGAGTAAGCCCAAACGAATAGTTAACACCATATTAACTTAACTGGTTAACGCTCCGTTAACGCTCCAACGCTAATAAGCTTTTATAATAtctggcaaaaaaaaaaaagcttttataataagaaaaaaaaaaaaaaggtgttagcaaaataaaaagaaagaaagcttgtgaaaaaaagaaatttaattaaaattaaatccGATATAAGAAATTTTTACTcgaaaagaaatacaaaagatTCCAGAGGGGTGAAAGCGTGGATTGGGTTGTTGTTGCTGACCTTCATATACCTGACCAAATTATAAAGCTTCTCACTTTCGTTTGGGTTTTAACTTCTTCGGGCTCTCCTCTCTTGTTTACTCCTTTACGCTTTCCTTCTCCCAAACCCTAATTGCGATCGTATCCAACGCGGTTTAAGATCTCCATCGCTGCCGATCAGGTAATTTCTCTTGTTTTCACGATTTGTTCGTTctggtcgtcgtcgtcgtttTTCAGTTCTAAGGTTCTAATCGTTTCAATCTGCCACTTTTTGTGCAATCAGATATCTGAAGTTGGTTAGTTTTTCGATTTTAATTCGAATTACTTAACTTTCTGCAATGATCTGCTATTATTTGTAGGTTTTTGTATtgaatttatgtatttttaagTGAAGAGCCTTGAACGGATCTGATATTTATACGTTATTGAGtatcatatttatttcatgCATGCGCCTACATATTTATGGACATGTGCGTGTGCAAgggttcattaaaaaaatttggttacTGGACAACAGAAAATCGAACCTGAAGATTGGTTGAATATAGAGGCAGGTTGGTTCTTATGACAAGTTATgggttgtttttgttattgatTTATTAGTGATTATAGGAGGTCAAGTTTAGATAGGCTACATAGTGCATAGGCAGCAACTTTTTTGATCAAGTAAAACcattgtaaatgcatgagcaTAACCTAAATTTTATTGTGATTAGAAATTTCTAACCAGTGTTGATCACAGTGATCTCTATGTCTTGTTCggtttttgttaattttagttttgtaatttctcatggtttgtgtattgtttttaatttagcAGGAGCAATGTCTTTTACACGTAACTTCCGCTCCCAAGGGGGCACTACTGGTGACGAGTATTGGCCCTCATTCAGTAGAAACGACTTCAAAAActtcaacaacttcaaaaacttcaacaacttcaaccaCTGCAACAACAACTGGAACAGGAGCAGGAGCAATAGTTTCTCTAGGAATTTTAACAACTTCCATAATTACATGGGCAATTATAGGGAGCATGCTGACAATTCTAATTATTCCAAGCCTGACAGTGCTCCATCATTTAAGAGGAGGAAATTTTCAGCTTCTACTTGGGGTGATGGTGCGAGACACTATCTTCCTGCCAACACATATGACTTTGCCCCTTCTATCTACAATAACTATGTTCCTCACACAAGGTCCAATGGTGATGCCTCTACATCTACTACCGGTAAACGTGACCGCTCAAAATTAGAGGAGGATGAACTGGCCTTTATGTCAagggatgagattgagagacaCTCCCCATCTAGAAAAGATGGTATAGATGCAGTGCGTGAAGCACATTTGCGATACTCATATTGTTCTTACCTTCAGAATCTTGGATTGCGGCTTGATTTGTAAGCTTCTTCTCTCAAAGTGTGTCTtcgtttttaataaaaaaactagTGGCTGTAATATTATAAAGATTTTGCTAGTTGACATTGAGTTTCAAGGttttattctctttttgtaaGACTATGTAATTGACAAactatatcatatatattccAGGCCACAAACTACTATCGCTACTGCAATGGTTCTCTGCCATCGGTTTTTTGCTCGGCGATCACATGCTTGCCATGATAGATTTGTAAGTATTCAAGttcttttgaaattcattgcATCTATAGAAGTTAAAAAGGTTTCCATGTGTGAATTTGGGAAAATAGTTGTATCCCTTTCTTTTAGATAATCATCATTTTTATTGTTCTCGTACAATCAGCGTTATAGCATTTCAGAAATTCAATAATTTATTGTGTTCAAagtcttttcctttttacttttcattttcatttactTAATAACTCATTTAACCTATGTTTCTGCTCTCTTTATGTGCTATTTAGTAATTTCCTACTGTGTAATGTATTAAGTATGTTATTGACTTACTCTGTCACTCCCTCTGGAAATTATAGTTTATGACTCTGCTTCTTTTTGCAGTTGATTGCTACCGCcgccctttttctttctgcaaAGTATGAGGAGACACCACGCCCTTTGAATAATGTGTTGAGAGCGTCTTGTGAGATTTTCCATAAGCAGGATTTCAGTTTCTTGTCCTATATGCTCCCTGTTGTGAGTATCTTTGAGACTCTATActcttttctctcctcttgAAAAACCAAACATGAAAGCTGAGATTAGAATTGTACTTTCAAGCATTCTGATATGTGTTGTATGTTAAGCAGGACTGGTTTGAGCAGTATCGGGAACGGGTGACTGATGCTGAGCAAATGATACTGACCActctaaattttgaacttggtGTGCAGCATCCATATGATCCTCTTACGTCTATTCTTAACAAATTAGGCCTTTCACAAACTGTTTTGGTGAATCTGTCCTTAAGCTTGGTCAGTGAAGGGTAAGTTCATACAATCCGAGGTTTCAGCCTTACATTTTGTTGAATGTCTCTACTTGGTCGTTATTTTACCCCCAGCAAAATGTTTGTGTTTGGTTACCTTAGTTGAAGAGGTAAAACCAGCTAGCTCATGTTCAACTTAACACGATGCTACTTTCTACGTAGCCAGTTTACCTTGCATGCCTTCCTCAAAATTGTGTTAGTTTTAGGATATTCACTGTGGTTTTGGCGTTCCTATGGCTGTGGAGGAGGATAAACACtggttttcttccttttctctatAACTTTGATGCTTGATGCTTGTCTCAATAATTTCCTTGTTTAGAGCAACTTCTCTTGTAGCTATTTTGGAATATTAATTCTTTTGGCATGCATATAATTGCAGGATGTACACAAGATTAGCGTTGATCACCTGTATGATATTCTTAGCTGGCGGATTGATATGCTGTTCATGGAAACTTTTTGATTTACTTCTGAAGTTGAACTGCCGATATGTTGTGGATGAATTTTCATAATATGCCCCATCAACTTGGTCATTGGCTATTGAATATAGCCACAGAACCTCCATAgccattttcactattttcttttaacattCTGGTGGAGTTTATTCAGAAAGAGTCCTCTAAAGTCCTGCTTACAAACATACAGTTTGTGAGACAGGGCTTTTTGTGTGCTAGGTTTTGGAGGAAGACCATTCACTAGGCAAGGATTTATTTTGTGCTTGGTAGCCCTTCCTGTCCTTGAGGCATTTTTACGAACGCCTCCAAAGACTTTGCCTACTAACAACAAGCGGTTGACCAGATATCTAGGGGTGGCTTTAGGTTTAACGGAGGCTATGATAAGTGTTTTCTTTCTGCATCAGTTTtgaaagttttgaatttttttttccttataacCTTTTGCACAAATGAGATAGTACACTGGGTTTGCACTCTGAGTGttctaatttttcttccttcttgaGTATCAGGGCTTCAATCTGATTTCAGTTTCGACCAAACTCTTTCTGATGGAAGTTTAAACCTTGGCCCAAGAATTGCAAATTGTTGTAGAAATGTTGCTACTGATGCATGTGTCTCAGGAGCTTGTGTGGGTTCTGTCTGACTTagatgttttgttgtttttagtGCTGGGTTCTTTTTCCCAGTACAGAATGGAATGGGAGGCCTTAAAATATTGCCATTCATCTACCCTCTccccaaaaggaagaaaagaaaatagagaaaataataataatgcaacACTTGTGAAgtgaaaatgagaaagaaattgGCAAAATGTGCGGACAGCTCTCTCCATTAGTGAAGCTTTGAGATGTAACTTGTTTTCCAAGATGGGGAATAGGAGGCCAGGAATTGTATCTCAATTTTGATATAGTTGCCTGGTGTCATATCATATCTATTTGGTTTAACCCATATTTCTCAGGTAATGGTTTGTCTGGATCTAGACCGTGCCCAATTATTTATCAGGGCCGAGATCTTGACTGGGAACTGTTTGGTTCCATTTACTTGTTATCAGTTATTGTCAATTGCCTAGTCCCAACTCCCATGTAAGTTCTTTTTCACaattttgaataaattttgaggCCAGTTCGAGTTGGTGGGcaatctttattttgtttttttggcctTGACAATATTATAATATCTTATTTAAGTTTTCCTATATTCAAACTTTATTTGAAACATTCTTTCAAGTGATGAATTTGTTTCTagatattttttatgaaaaaaaaaagataacagTTTTCTTGAAATGGATTTTGATTTATTCAGTGtctaaatttattatttttgttaactACATTTTATATCGTATTCCTATCTTCATTTACTTGTGATAATGAGTTTGATCTTAATGCTACTATTGGTGTTATTTATGATTATTAATTTTACTACTGTCACTATGGACTGGCTATTCCTTCTGTTAGATGACTCCTTGTTTTACACAGAAGTACACAGCCATatgtatttgaaatttgaaaattccaCATTCATTTATGACAGTTtgtaaaatctcataaaagaATTAAATGTTTATCTTTTATAGCATATGTCcttatcagaaaaaaaaaagaaaaaaaaaaagaaaaaatcatagCGGTTAAGATATAGGCATATACTTTTGTATCCTACTTGGTTTCATCCAGGGATGTTTTTGGTGAGGTGGAAAGGCTACCCCAGATCATTTGTACAAGTGTTGTAAGATTATGTGTACTGACTGCAGCTGGTATGAAAAGCTTTTGTGAAGACTAAAATCACAATGAGTATAGGTTCCAGAGGAAAGATTTtactactttttctttttggtctgAGATTTTGCTAAACTATGTTAAAACTTTTAGCCAATTTTCTTTAGTGAGAAAAATTAACCACCCTACCCCAGTTGAATATCTAGCATTCATCCTTGTAGTTGTCTGAAAATTCCAACCATTGTTAAAATCCTTCTTCTAGGGGTGCAGTCATCATTTTGGTGTTCTAAGAAGTTCTCGGCAAGCCTTGCTTTACCCAGCGCTCCTTAGTATGTTATATAGAATAGATTAGTTGATGGTATAAGAGAAGGATATACGTGTTGTACACACGCAGTTACACACATACTGACCAGCTGGAACAAACTATAAATGACATTTCAGCTTTATCTCATGCCGGCAACATGTGTATAGTCGATGATTCTCATTGGGAAGTCAATAGTTGGGGTAATGTGTATGTTCAATGAGCATTGATGCATGTGTTTGACAAGTCTGTCCAGATCCAGCCATTGAGCAGAAGATTGTGGATTAGCTTTCAGAAGTTTGATTGTTTGCAATGCGCTTCTGCTTCCTGTTTGCTTTCTCATATGAATTGTGTACATGAGTAAAATAGCCGTGCAGCAGTTTTGGGCCTGGGAGTTTTGATGTGTTCTCTAGATGGGTATAACATGTTTGCTATAGATTTGGTACTCTTATCAGCAATCCTGCAGAGATTCTGGAAAATATTCTACCTGACTTGCTGCTTTTGTAGTTGGTAAGAAGAAAATGACCTGTTATTTCCTCATGATCAATGCTTGATTTGATGTCATTTTGCTATTAACTTTTTATGCTATATGTTTATCGCTTGTTGCTGATGTACTGTCTATCAATGTGAAAATTATGCTAAGTTGCACTGGACATTGCCTGGTGTTTCTAGTGTTGCCCCagatggtttggtttggataTGTTGTCTTTCTGCCTCTCCTTGCCAATGTTGGTGTTTTTCTCATAACCTTGTAAAACtgatttccttctttttatttttttatttattttttgatttttcagGCTCCGGAGTTCTCTGTGGCTCCAGTTCAAACCACATCATATTGCTGCTGGAGCAGCGTACCTTGCTGCGAAGTTTCTAAATTTGGATCTTGATTCTTATCAAAATGTCTGGCAGGAGTTCCAGGCTACACCAGATATTCTTGAAGGTATGCATGCATGCTTTGTTATCACTTTCTATCACAGGTAGAGAGGAAAATGAATTGTACATTTCCATATCCACGGTGAGAAAATGAATGCTTTGATCAAAAGCCGAGCCGTAGCTGCATTATCTTATTTCTTGTAGGTATTAATTTGTATTAATTGTTGATGCAGATGTGGCCCAGCAGTTGATGGAACTGTTCTAGGAGAATGGAACATGGTTGTGGTGGTAGGCTTTAGCTACTTTTTTGTGGATAAAATTAGGATATGCATGTCATGATCAAGTGGGGAAGACATATACACGACTTTGCAAGGTCTGGGCGTGAGGAGGCAGATATTCCCACCAAGATATTTTATATACGTGCCCATCTTTTGTCTCACAACTGCCCCTTCCTCTTGAAGGCGTAAAAagtataggttttttttaaaggttttTGTAACAACTTCTACCAGCCATACTCTTTTCTCGGAGTGGTAAGTTAATACAATGACAAAATCGCtaaaaagtttttatttcaTGTGCTTGATGTTCTTGTTTCTACTTTTATCTCTCATTTGTCttgtcttatttttatttcttccgaccaaaaaaaaacttatttttattttatgtgctTGATGTTCTTGTTTCTATTTTAAGACTTGATTATTATACTGATGAGGGAAAATGCTCTTTCAGATTGAAGTATAAAGTCCTTTCTCCCTTGTAGTTTAGGCaatcgtttgtattaaaataaaataaaaaaggtaaaattCTCTTGAAGCAAAAATAGGTTATATCGGCAGTTGTTTAACCATTCATGAGGCTGACAATTAAGGACATATTTT
This window encodes:
- the LOC18791262 gene encoding cyclin-T1-4 isoform X2: MSFTRNFRSQGGTTGDEYWPSFSRNDFKNFNNFKNFNNFNHCNNNWNRSRSNSFSRNFNNFHNYMGNYREHADNSNYSKPDSAPSFKRRKFSASTWGDGARHYLPANTYDFAPSIYNNYVPHTRSNGDASTSTTGKRDRSKLEEDELAFMSRDEIERHSPSRKDGIDAVREAHLRYSYCSYLQNLGLRLDLPQTTIATAMVLCHRFFARRSHACHDRFLIATAALFLSAKYEETPRPLNNVLRASCEIFHKQDFSFLSYMLPVDWFEQYRERVTDAEQMILTTLNFELGVQHPYDPLTSILNKLGLSQTVLVNLSLSLVSEGLRSSLWLQFKPHHIAAGAAYLAAKFLNLDLDSYQNVWQEFQATPDILEDVAQQLMELF
- the LOC18791262 gene encoding cyclin-T1-5 isoform X3 gives rise to the protein MSFTRNFRSQGGTTGDEYWPSFSRNDFKNFNNFKNFNNFNHCNNNWNRSRSNSFSRNFNNFHNYMGNYREHADNSNYSKPDSAPSFKRRKFSASTWGDGARHYLPANTYDFAPSIYNNYVPHTRSNGDASTSTTGKRDRSKLEEDELAFMSRDEIERHSPSRKDGIDAVREAHLRYSYCSYLQNLGLRLDLPQTTIATAMVLCHRFFARRSHACHDRFLIATAALFLSAKYEETPRPLNNVLRASCEIFHKQDFSFLSYMLPVQDWFEQYRERVTDAEQMILTTLNFELGVQHPYDPLTSILNKLGLSQTVLVNLSLSLVSEGMYTRLALITCMIFLAGGLICCSWKLFDLLLKLNCRYVVDEFS
- the LOC18791262 gene encoding cyclin-T1-5 isoform X1; this encodes MSFTRNFRSQGGTTGDEYWPSFSRNDFKNFNNFKNFNNFNHCNNNWNRSRSNSFSRNFNNFHNYMGNYREHADNSNYSKPDSAPSFKRRKFSASTWGDGARHYLPANTYDFAPSIYNNYVPHTRSNGDASTSTTGKRDRSKLEEDELAFMSRDEIERHSPSRKDGIDAVREAHLRYSYCSYLQNLGLRLDLPQTTIATAMVLCHRFFARRSHACHDRFLIATAALFLSAKYEETPRPLNNVLRASCEIFHKQDFSFLSYMLPVQDWFEQYRERVTDAEQMILTTLNFELGVQHPYDPLTSILNKLGLSQTVLVNLSLSLVSEGLRSSLWLQFKPHHIAAGAAYLAAKFLNLDLDSYQNVWQEFQATPDILEDVAQQLMELF
- the LOC18791262 gene encoding cyclin-T1-4 isoform X4; this encodes MSFTRNFRSQGGTTGDEYWPSFSRNDFKNFNNFKNFNNFNHCNNNWNRSRSNSFSRNFNNFHNYMGNYREHADNSNYSKPDSAPSFKRRKFSASTWGDGARHYLPANTYDFAPSIYNNYVPHTRSNGDASTSTTGKRDRSKLEEDELAFMSRDEIERHSPSRKDGIDAVREAHLRYSYCSYLQNLGLRLDLPQTTIATAMVLCHRFFARRSHACHDRFLIATAALFLSAKYEETPRPLNNVLRASCEIFHKQDFSFLSYMLPVDWFEQYRERVTDAEQMILTTLNFELGVQHPYDPLTSILNKLGLSQTVLVNLSLSLVSEGMYTRLALITCMIFLAGGLICCSWKLFDLLLKLNCRYVVDEFS